The following are encoded in a window of Kaistia algarum genomic DNA:
- a CDS encoding LysR substrate-binding domain-containing protein, with translation MAHLLDLDQLRTFVAIADSGSFTRAADTVHKTQSAVSMQMRRLEERIGKPIFGRDGRSAKLTEHGERLLGYARRMVRLSDETVAAFDDEELSGRVRLGTPDDYADRFLPEILARFSRSNPRVEVTVVCEPTVQLVEALRAGELDLGIITNIKETPTAEVVRQEPLLWVVSNHHSLEEEETLPLALGRDTCCWRRTAIEALGTTNRRYRLLYASNNSTALAAAVLAGLAISVQPESALRPGMRVLGEAEGFPRLAPCEIGLMRAPNRPSTPIMDALAEHIVSSLDNLSMRAAAE, from the coding sequence ATGGCCCATTTGCTCGATCTCGATCAGCTGCGCACCTTTGTGGCGATTGCCGACTCCGGCAGTTTCACGCGCGCGGCTGACACCGTGCACAAGACGCAGTCGGCCGTATCGATGCAGATGCGCCGGCTGGAGGAGCGGATCGGCAAGCCGATCTTCGGCCGCGACGGCCGCAGCGCCAAGCTCACGGAACATGGCGAGAGGCTGCTCGGCTATGCGCGCCGCATGGTGCGTCTCTCCGACGAAACGGTCGCCGCCTTCGACGATGAAGAGCTATCCGGTCGTGTCCGCCTTGGGACCCCGGACGATTATGCCGACCGCTTCCTACCCGAGATTCTCGCCCGGTTTTCGCGCTCCAACCCGCGCGTCGAGGTGACGGTGGTCTGCGAACCGACAGTCCAGCTGGTCGAGGCGCTGCGCGCCGGCGAGCTTGACCTTGGCATCATCACCAATATCAAGGAGACGCCGACCGCCGAGGTCGTGCGTCAGGAGCCGCTGCTCTGGGTGGTCTCCAACCATCACAGCCTTGAGGAAGAAGAGACGCTGCCGCTGGCGCTCGGCCGCGACACTTGCTGCTGGCGACGCACAGCGATCGAGGCGCTCGGCACCACCAACCGCCGCTACCGCCTGCTCTATGCGAGCAATAACTCGACGGCTCTCGCCGCCGCCGTCCTCGCCGGCCTCGCCATATCGGTGCAGCCGGAATCGGCGCTGCGGCCGGGCATGCGCGTTCTCGGCGAGGCGGAAGGCTTTCCGCGCCTCGCGCCCTGCGAGATCGGGTTGATGCGCGCGCCGAACCGCCCCTCGACCCCGATCATGGACGCGCTGGCCGAGCACATCGTCTCCTCGCTCGACAATCTGTCGATGCGGGCGGCGGCGGAGTGA
- a CDS encoding chloramphenicol phosphotransferase CPT family protein codes for MTSPGRIVVLNGAPRSGKSSIVAALQADPSGIWINLGVDMHMERMLPPRLLPGIGLRPGGERPDLEPLLPSLFAALYESIAAHSRLGLDVVADVGHHDAYAQPLGMQVDAAHRLAGLPALLVGVRCPLDIIMQRRRSDVSGRNYVSPGTGDEVPPPVRRWQEAVHEPGVYDLEIDTSVASPEECAAAILAGFDAGLRKPSALERIAARCG; via the coding sequence GTGACCTCGCCTGGGCGAATCGTCGTCCTGAACGGCGCCCCTCGATCCGGTAAATCCTCGATCGTCGCCGCGCTGCAGGCCGATCCGAGCGGCATCTGGATCAATCTCGGCGTCGACATGCATATGGAGCGGATGCTGCCGCCGCGACTGCTGCCGGGGATCGGGCTGCGGCCGGGCGGGGAACGGCCCGACCTGGAACCGCTGCTGCCGTCGCTCTTTGCTGCGCTCTACGAATCGATTGCCGCCCATAGCCGGCTCGGTCTCGACGTCGTCGCCGATGTCGGCCATCACGACGCCTATGCGCAGCCGCTCGGAATGCAGGTCGACGCGGCGCATAGGCTCGCCGGCCTGCCGGCGCTGCTCGTCGGCGTCCGCTGCCCGCTGGACATCATCATGCAGCGGAGAAGGTCTGACGTCTCGGGCCGGAACTATGTGTCGCCGGGGACGGGCGATGAAGTGCCGCCGCCGGTGCGACGCTGGCAGGAGGCCGTCCACGAGCCCGGGGTCTACGATCTGGAGATCGACACATCGGTCGCCTCCCCCGAGGAATGCGCCGCCGCCATTCTCGCTGGGTTCGACGCGGGCTTGAGGAAGCCATCCGCCTTGGAGCGGATCGCCGCACGGTGCGGGTGA
- a CDS encoding DoxX family protein, producing MNGVVEIWLLIVGRILMGGLFVTAGLQHFFDFDLLTRQLAERRVPLPQLILVIGTGFQIVAGLGLMFGFYVLASSLGLVAFTLVASILMLNFWDLKGEPRKTARQIWQTNIAIMGGLLISAAYAT from the coding sequence ATGAACGGAGTCGTGGAGATCTGGCTGCTGATCGTCGGCCGTATCCTGATGGGTGGCTTGTTCGTCACCGCAGGATTGCAGCACTTCTTCGATTTCGATCTGCTCACGCGGCAGCTCGCCGAACGTCGCGTTCCCCTGCCGCAACTGATCCTCGTCATCGGTACCGGCTTTCAGATTGTCGCCGGCCTCGGCCTAATGTTCGGCTTCTACGTCCTGGCCTCCTCGCTCGGCCTCGTCGCCTTCACGCTCGTCGCGTCGATCCTGATGCTGAATTTCTGGGATCTCAAGGGCGAACCCCGCAAGACGGCGCGCCAGATCTGGCAGACCAACATCGCCATCATGGGTGGATTGCTGATTTCCGCGGCCTACGCGACGTAA
- a CDS encoding glutaminase: MPELQTVLDEIAGRMAAASDRGAVARYIPELAKVDPQRFGIAVLTPDGVVHSAGDADEPFSIQSVSKVFTLTLALGQIGDTLWNRVGREPSGNPFNSIVQLEYEHGIPRNPLINAGALVVTDVILSGYKPREAIGLILSFMRGLADDDSVYIDHAVARSEDETGFGNRALANYMKAFGNIRHPVEMTTGVYFHQCAIAMSCRQLAVAGSFLSGEGRHPLTGNRIVSPERARRINAVMLTCGHYDGSGEFAFKVGIPGKSGVGGGILAVVPGKASIAVWSPGLNKVGNSLLGSLALERLAKAMDWSIFAP; encoded by the coding sequence ATGCCCGAACTCCAGACCGTCCTTGACGAGATTGCCGGGCGCATGGCCGCCGCCAGCGATCGGGGCGCCGTTGCCCGCTATATCCCCGAGCTCGCCAAGGTCGATCCCCAGCGCTTCGGCATCGCCGTCCTGACGCCGGACGGCGTCGTCCACAGCGCCGGCGATGCCGATGAACCCTTCTCGATCCAGAGTGTCTCCAAGGTGTTCACGCTGACGCTGGCGCTCGGCCAGATCGGCGATACGCTCTGGAATCGTGTCGGGCGCGAGCCCTCGGGCAATCCGTTCAACTCGATCGTCCAGCTCGAATATGAGCACGGCATTCCGCGCAACCCGCTGATCAATGCCGGCGCGCTGGTCGTCACCGACGTGATCCTCTCCGGCTACAAACCGCGCGAGGCGATTGGCCTCATCCTTTCCTTCATGCGCGGTCTCGCCGACGACGACAGCGTCTATATCGACCATGCCGTAGCGCGCTCGGAAGACGAGACCGGATTCGGCAACCGGGCGCTTGCCAATTACATGAAGGCGTTCGGCAATATCCGCCATCCGGTCGAGATGACGACCGGCGTCTATTTCCATCAATGCGCCATCGCCATGAGCTGTCGCCAGCTCGCCGTCGCCGGCAGCTTTCTCTCCGGAGAGGGCCGCCATCCGCTGACGGGAAACCGGATCGTCTCGCCCGAGCGCGCGCGCCGCATCAATGCGGTGATGCTGACCTGCGGCCATTATGACGGCTCGGGCGAATTCGCCTTCAAGGTTGGCATTCCGGGCAAGAGCGGCGTCGGCGGCGGCATCCTCGCCGTCGTGCCCGGCAAGGCTTCGATCGCGGTGTGGTCGCCGGGCCTCAACAAGGTCGGCAATTCGCTGCTGGGTTCGCTGGCGCTGGAGCGCCTCGCCAAGGCGATGGACTGGTCGATCTTCGCGCCCTGA
- a CDS encoding ATP-binding protein yields the protein MSGRNHAFLDLAALPAVGPALLSEAPALLYAADGRRVLFANAAGAAFSGETSIGALLERRLSAALPATDAIARFARSVPIGAARLERIRFSRSGGLVNIAAHCTHLALPGGDTAVLVSLAAQSGAPPVAERARRLAEALAAEECLVGIADAEGQPLTIIGEFEQMAAGEAAIEQLVGAMRKSGDRLVKRVVRVDAMRRPAGMVRFESDGIPYYLMVLGPGERIEIEPVAPVGVERPSFPDVPAEPAGAVALATPKDTKPAEASPNETVQPSSLTSEDEAVGASSSSDLTTAQPALDESAAVPEWTEPVAAIREDEVADEPVDGPEPVDGSAEPEPSSPAEVPAQSEPAFRFVQPGGPIRFVFQMDAETRFTFVSPDLAAVVGPQASDMVGVKWMDVAAARGLDSAALAAVLARRDTWSGVTLEWPVDGSDARVAVDLAALPAFSRERRFEGYRGFGVIRPLESRRDKPVIAENGEPPASNVVRLPRAATTSGDTERLSPPEQDAFRRIAAALGVEEATRRSEKPAPVAGDVDGAKEAEITEPAIVAEPERAEARSVVSEASPPDRAELDVPASATAAAVPASPEPAIDETPAEAAASDVADDGLDLLGDAEQRILELEAMLDTATDGILVVDEEGLIERLNRSAEALFGIEAASVAGRPFTELLAEESRKSALDYLDGLARNGVASVLNDGREVIGRVPQGGLIPLFMTMGRLPATARFCAVLRDITQWKNAEEELINAKRAAESASMQKSDFLAKVSHEIRTPLNAIIGFSEVMMEERFGPIGTERYKEYLRDINVSGAHLMSLLNDLLDLSKIEAGKLDLSFQAVALNEIVMECVAVMQPQANRERIIIRTSLSSEVPNIVADARSIRQIVLNLVSNAIKFTLAGGQVIVSTVMEPHGEVTLRIRDTGVGMSASDIETALKPFRQLSTSRARRSDGTGLGLPLTKALVEANRAAFAMDSTVGQGTLVRVTFPATRVLAQ from the coding sequence ATGAGCGGTCGCAACCACGCCTTTCTCGATCTGGCCGCCCTGCCGGCGGTCGGCCCGGCGCTGCTCTCCGAGGCGCCGGCATTGCTCTATGCTGCCGACGGCCGGCGCGTGCTGTTTGCCAATGCGGCCGGCGCGGCCTTCTCCGGCGAGACTTCGATCGGGGCGCTTCTGGAGCGGCGTCTTTCCGCAGCGCTGCCAGCAACCGACGCAATCGCCCGTTTTGCCCGCTCCGTCCCGATCGGCGCCGCGCGGCTGGAGCGCATCCGTTTTTCGCGCAGCGGCGGTCTCGTAAATATCGCCGCCCATTGCACCCATCTGGCCTTGCCGGGCGGCGACACCGCCGTTCTGGTCTCGCTCGCCGCCCAATCCGGCGCGCCGCCGGTCGCCGAGCGCGCCCGCCGCCTGGCCGAGGCGCTCGCCGCGGAGGAGTGTCTGGTCGGCATTGCCGACGCGGAAGGCCAGCCGCTGACGATCATCGGCGAATTCGAGCAGATGGCCGCCGGCGAAGCGGCGATCGAGCAACTCGTCGGCGCGATGCGCAAATCGGGCGACCGCCTGGTCAAGCGCGTGGTGCGCGTCGATGCGATGCGTCGGCCCGCCGGCATGGTCCGCTTCGAGAGCGATGGCATCCCCTATTATCTGATGGTGCTCGGCCCGGGGGAGCGCATCGAGATCGAGCCTGTCGCGCCGGTTGGGGTGGAGAGGCCGTCTTTTCCAGACGTCCCGGCTGAGCCGGCCGGCGCCGTGGCGCTCGCGACACCGAAGGATACGAAGCCCGCCGAGGCGTCGCCCAACGAAACGGTCCAGCCGTCCTCGCTGACAAGCGAAGACGAAGCTGTCGGCGCATCGTCGTCCTCCGATCTCACGACCGCGCAACCCGCTCTCGATGAATCCGCCGCCGTGCCGGAATGGACAGAGCCTGTAGCGGCGATCCGGGAAGACGAAGTAGCCGATGAACCCGTGGATGGCCCGGAGCCCGTCGACGGATCCGCCGAACCGGAACCATCGTCCCCCGCCGAAGTTCCGGCTCAGAGTGAGCCCGCCTTCCGCTTTGTGCAGCCTGGCGGCCCGATCCGGTTCGTGTTTCAGATGGATGCCGAGACCCGCTTCACCTTCGTCTCGCCCGATCTCGCCGCCGTGGTCGGGCCGCAGGCGTCCGACATGGTCGGCGTGAAATGGATGGATGTCGCTGCTGCGCGCGGCCTCGATAGTGCCGCGCTCGCCGCCGTGCTGGCGCGCCGCGACACGTGGAGCGGCGTCACGCTGGAGTGGCCGGTCGATGGGTCGGACGCGCGCGTCGCGGTCGATCTTGCCGCGCTGCCGGCCTTCTCGCGTGAACGCCGTTTCGAGGGCTATCGCGGTTTTGGCGTCATCCGCCCGCTGGAGTCCCGCCGCGACAAGCCGGTGATCGCCGAAAACGGCGAGCCGCCGGCCAGTAATGTCGTGCGTCTGCCGCGCGCGGCGACGACCTCTGGCGATACGGAACGCCTGTCGCCGCCGGAACAGGACGCCTTCCGCCGTATCGCCGCCGCTCTGGGCGTCGAGGAAGCGACCCGGCGCTCCGAGAAGCCAGCGCCCGTCGCCGGGGATGTCGACGGCGCCAAAGAGGCAGAGATCACCGAGCCGGCGATCGTGGCGGAGCCCGAGAGGGCCGAGGCCCGGTCTGTCGTGTCGGAGGCTTCTCCCCCGGATCGCGCGGAGCTGGATGTCCCCGCATCGGCGACCGCGGCGGCCGTTCCGGCATCGCCGGAGCCGGCGATCGACGAAACGCCGGCAGAAGCCGCGGCTTCGGACGTCGCGGATGACGGGCTCGATCTTCTGGGCGATGCCGAGCAGCGCATTCTCGAGCTCGAGGCCATGCTCGATACGGCGACCGATGGTATCCTCGTCGTCGACGAGGAGGGCCTGATCGAGCGCCTCAACCGCAGCGCCGAGGCCCTGTTCGGCATCGAGGCGGCGTCCGTCGCCGGCCGGCCCTTCACGGAGCTTCTGGCCGAGGAGAGCCGCAAATCGGCGCTCGACTATCTCGACGGCCTCGCGCGGAACGGCGTCGCCAGCGTGCTGAATGACGGGCGCGAGGTGATCGGCCGCGTGCCGCAGGGCGGACTGATCCCGCTGTTCATGACCATGGGCCGCCTGCCGGCGACGGCGCGGTTCTGCGCCGTGCTGCGCGACATCACGCAGTGGAAGAACGCGGAAGAGGAACTGATCAATGCCAAGCGCGCCGCCGAGAGCGCGTCGATGCAGAAATCCGATTTCCTCGCCAAGGTCAGCCACGAGATCCGCACGCCGCTCAACGCCATCATCGGCTTCTCGGAAGTCATGATGGAGGAGCGGTTCGGCCCGATCGGCACCGAACGCTACAAGGAATATCTGCGCGACATCAACGTCTCCGGCGCGCATCTGATGAGCCTGCTCAACGACCTGCTCGATCTTTCCAAAATCGAGGCCGGCAAGCTCGACCTCTCTTTCCAGGCCGTGGCGCTCAACGAGATCGTCATGGAATGCGTCGCCGTCATGCAGCCGCAGGCGAACCGCGAGCGCATCATTATCCGCACCTCGCTGTCGAGCGAGGTGCCGAACATCGTCGCTGATGCCCGCTCGATCCGGCAGATCGTGCTGAACCTCGTCTCGAATGCCATCAAGTTCACGCTGGCCGGCGGGCAGGTCATCGTCTCGACGGTGATGGAGCCGCATGGCGAGGTGACGCTGCGCATCCGCGATACTGGTGTCGGCATGTCGGCCAGCGACATCGAGACCGCGCTGAAGCCGTTCCGCCAGCTCTCGACCTCGCGGGCGCGCCGCTCCGATGGCACCGGTCTCGGCCTGCCGCTGACCAAGGCGCTGGTCGAAGCCAATCGTGCCGCCTTCGCCATGGATTCGACCGTCGGCCAGGGCACGCTGGTGCGCGTCACCTTCCCGGCAACCCGCGTGCTCGCGCAATAG
- a CDS encoding phasin family protein, producing MADKTAFEIPEPMRAFADKSVDQARKAFDDFMTATVKAIDKAETSTKSLQSGTQDLNRQAIGFVEENVAATFELAQKMVRAKTLEELGELQKEFLAKQTEAVRSHSKTFSDMVGRVASDAASKAKS from the coding sequence ATGGCCGACAAGACCGCGTTCGAGATTCCCGAGCCCATGCGCGCTTTCGCCGACAAGAGCGTCGACCAGGCCAGGAAGGCCTTCGACGACTTCATGACGGCGACCGTGAAGGCGATCGACAAGGCCGAGACGTCCACGAAATCGCTGCAGAGCGGCACGCAGGACCTGAACCGCCAGGCCATCGGATTCGTCGAGGAGAATGTCGCCGCGACCTTCGAACTCGCGCAGAAGATGGTTCGCGCCAAGACCCTCGAGGAACTTGGCGAACTGCAGAAGGAATTCCTGGCCAAGCAGACCGAAGCGGTGCGCAGCCACTCCAAGACTTTCTCCGACATGGTCGGCCGCGTCGCCAGCGACGCCGCCAGCAAGGCCAAGAGCTGA
- a CDS encoding phasin yields MSDTPATPAKAVKATAAKVTKAFESPFEAFSFSVPSNEVPAAFRDFAEKALSGSKEAYAKIKTAAEEATEAFEDSVETARSGALEFSHKSLDAAKTNTDATFAYFRDILTVKTFAEALELQTSFAKKQAEVLAAQFKDFQELSQKFATEASRPLKASYDKAVKSAKIN; encoded by the coding sequence ATGTCCGATACGCCTGCCACCCCCGCCAAGGCCGTGAAGGCTACTGCTGCCAAGGTCACGAAGGCGTTCGAATCGCCCTTCGAGGCATTCAGCTTCTCCGTGCCGTCGAACGAAGTGCCGGCCGCCTTCCGCGACTTCGCCGAGAAGGCGCTGTCGGGAAGCAAGGAGGCCTACGCCAAGATCAAGACGGCGGCCGAAGAGGCCACCGAGGCCTTCGAGGACAGCGTCGAGACCGCTCGCTCGGGCGCGCTGGAATTCAGCCACAAGTCGCTCGACGCCGCCAAGACCAATACCGACGCGACCTTCGCTTATTTCAGGGACATCCTGACGGTGAAGACCTTCGCCGAGGCGCTTGAGCTGCAGACGAGCTTCGCCAAGAAGCAGGCTGAAGTGCTCGCCGCCCAGTTCAAGGACTTCCAGGAGCTCTCGCAGAAGTTTGCGACCGAGGCGTCCCGCCCCCTGAAGGCGAGCTATGACAAGGCCGTCAAGAGCGCCAAGATCAACTAA
- a CDS encoding class I SAM-dependent methyltransferase, with protein sequence MPTTAEEEAQRFVSALYRIVLHREPDPAGLTYYADQLGSGRSPAAITEEFMNSEEAGSGNAVKLFVRPGHFYSPIVDPMEASRHLARMATDGVPSTLPGIGLDPESMINTWHSLLPFMTSNPFPEMKGSKYRYAFENSAYSWGDGSVLHAMIRHHRPRRIIEIGSGWSSACAADTVEHYLGGACSLTFIEPYAALVRDLIGDYPGQVRFIEEPVQEVQVDVFKELEAGDILFIDSTHVLRTGSDVCYELFEIFPIIRPGVLVHIHDMFWPFEYPRAWAVDENRSWNEAYAVRAFLTENASWRIAWFSDYLVHFERPMIEATYPRFLRNPGGALWLERC encoded by the coding sequence ATGCCGACCACTGCAGAGGAAGAAGCGCAGCGATTCGTGTCGGCGCTCTATCGGATTGTTCTGCACCGCGAGCCCGACCCCGCCGGCTTGACATACTACGCCGATCAGCTCGGATCCGGACGGTCGCCCGCCGCGATCACGGAAGAATTCATGAATAGCGAAGAAGCCGGATCTGGGAACGCGGTGAAGCTATTCGTCCGGCCTGGACATTTCTATTCGCCGATCGTCGATCCCATGGAAGCAAGCCGGCATCTTGCGAGAATGGCCACAGATGGCGTGCCGAGCACATTGCCGGGTATCGGGCTCGACCCCGAATCGATGATCAATACGTGGCACTCGCTGTTGCCGTTCATGACGAGCAATCCATTTCCGGAGATGAAGGGATCGAAATACCGGTATGCCTTCGAAAACTCGGCCTATTCATGGGGGGATGGCAGCGTTCTTCACGCGATGATCCGTCATCATCGCCCCCGGCGGATCATCGAGATCGGCTCAGGCTGGTCTTCCGCTTGCGCCGCCGACACGGTGGAACACTATCTTGGCGGGGCCTGCTCGCTCACCTTTATAGAGCCCTATGCGGCGCTCGTGCGGGACCTGATCGGCGACTACCCTGGACAGGTCCGGTTTATCGAAGAGCCGGTCCAGGAAGTACAGGTCGACGTTTTCAAGGAATTGGAAGCCGGCGATATACTTTTTATCGATTCCACTCATGTTCTTCGTACCGGCAGCGACGTTTGCTATGAGCTCTTCGAGATATTTCCAATCATTCGTCCGGGAGTATTGGTGCACATCCATGATATGTTTTGGCCGTTCGAATATCCCCGGGCTTGGGCGGTCGACGAAAACAGATCCTGGAACGAGGCTTACGCCGTGCGAGCCTTTCTGACGGAGAACGCAAGCTGGCGCATTGCGTGGTTCAGCGACTATCTGGTCCATTTCGAGCGTCCGATGATCGAAGCGACATATCCTCGGTTCCTGCGCAATCCGGGAGGGGCCCTCTGGCTCGAGCGCTGCTGA